A single Penaeus monodon isolate SGIC_2016 unplaced genomic scaffold, NSTDA_Pmon_1 PmonScaffold_5339, whole genome shotgun sequence DNA region contains:
- the LOC119571149 gene encoding small integral membrane protein 20-like, which produces MSTLRGWRYGLFLGGLVGFISAALYPIIIYPMMHVDDYKKIQAENRKDVNQEEIQPGNMKVWSDPFDRKK; this is translated from the exons ATGTCTACATTAAGAGGTTGGCGATATGGGTTGTTCCTTGGAGGACTTGTAGGATTCATCAGTGCAGCACTTTATCCTATCATCATATACCCAATGATGCATGTGGATGACTACA AAAAGATCCAGGCAGAAAATCGGAAAGATGTTAATCAAGAGGAAATTCAACCAGGAA ATATGAAAGTCTGGTCAGATCCATTTGACAGAAAGAAATGA